The following proteins are encoded in a genomic region of Amycolatopsis sulphurea:
- the rpsE gene encoding 30S ribosomal protein S5 → MPGRTRQFGGGQGGPGQGGNDRGDRRDRRDRRDGGRGGAAQDKSPHLEKVVTINRVAKVVKGGRRFSFTALVVVGDGDGQVGVGYGKAKEVPAAIAKGVEEAKKNFFRVPRVGGTIPHPIQGEEAAGVVLLRPASAGTGVIAGGPVRAVLECAGIQDVLSKSLGSDNAINIVHATVAALKGLQRPEAVAARRGLPLEDVAPARMLRQRAGQGV, encoded by the coding sequence ATGCCGGGACGTACACGGCAATTCGGCGGCGGCCAGGGCGGACCGGGTCAGGGCGGCAACGACCGCGGTGACCGGCGGGACCGTCGCGACCGGCGCGACGGCGGCCGTGGCGGAGCGGCCCAGGACAAGTCTCCGCACCTCGAGAAGGTCGTGACGATCAACCGTGTGGCCAAGGTGGTCAAGGGTGGTCGTCGGTTCAGCTTCACCGCACTGGTGGTCGTCGGCGACGGCGACGGCCAGGTCGGCGTCGGCTACGGCAAGGCCAAGGAAGTTCCCGCGGCCATCGCCAAGGGCGTCGAAGAGGCGAAGAAGAACTTCTTCCGCGTGCCTCGCGTCGGCGGCACCATTCCGCACCCGATCCAGGGTGAGGAGGCCGCCGGGGTGGTGCTGCTCCGTCCGGCGTCCGCCGGTACCGGGGTCATCGCCGGTGGCCCGGTGCGCGCGGTGCTGGAGTGCGCGGGCATCCAGGACGTGCTGTCGAAGTCGCTCGGCTCCGACAACGCGATCAACATCGTGCACGCGACCGTGGCGGCCCTGAAGGGCCTGCAGCGTCCGGAGGCAGTCGCGGCCCGCCGTGGCCTGCCGCTCGAGGACGTCGCGCCGGCCCGGATGCTGCGTCAGCGTGCCGGCCAGGGGGTCTGA
- the rpmD gene encoding 50S ribosomal protein L30 produces MAQLKVTQVKSKIGTKHAHRESLRTLGLRKIRQSVVREDTPQVRGLIHTVRHLVEVEEVKA; encoded by the coding sequence ATGGCTCAGCTGAAGGTGACCCAGGTCAAGAGCAAGATCGGCACGAAGCACGCGCACCGCGAATCCCTGCGTACCCTCGGGCTGCGCAAGATCCGCCAGAGCGTCGTGCGTGAGGACACCCCCCAGGTGCGCGGCCTCATCCACACCGTCCGCCACCTGGTGGAGGTCGAGGAGGTCAAGGCATGA